A single genomic interval of Antarcticibacterium arcticum harbors:
- the cyoE gene encoding heme o synthase: protein MSNTRVHTPSVSVFTDFKEITKMRLAISVVFSSVAGYFLGAEVVNFVTVLLLAIGGYLMVGASNAYNQIIEKDLDALMDRTRNRPIPSGRMSVNTAFIIASTFTILGLIVLYIINPKTAMFGAISIFLYVSIYTPLKTKTPLSVFVGAFPGAIPFMLGWVAATNDFSIEPGTLFMIQFFWQFPHFWAIGWWLFDDYKKGGFFMLPTGKRDKGTAIQIILYSVWTILVSLIPVLGVTGKLYLTPLSGVLILFLGLGMLYYAFNLYKKRDAFSAKKLMFASVSYITLLQIIYVLDKFIREWI, encoded by the coding sequence TTGAGTAATACCCGCGTACATACTCCCTCAGTTTCAGTTTTTACAGATTTTAAGGAGATCACCAAAATGCGTTTGGCAATAAGCGTGGTCTTTTCCTCGGTTGCGGGTTACTTTTTGGGGGCCGAAGTTGTAAATTTTGTCACCGTTCTCTTACTGGCAATTGGAGGCTATCTTATGGTAGGCGCGTCCAACGCCTATAACCAGATCATAGAAAAAGACCTGGACGCCCTGATGGACCGTACCCGTAACCGGCCTATCCCTTCCGGCAGGATGAGCGTGAATACGGCTTTTATCATTGCCAGCACTTTTACCATCCTTGGTTTAATCGTATTATATATTATAAACCCCAAAACTGCGATGTTTGGGGCAATTAGCATTTTCCTTTATGTGAGCATTTACACGCCCTTAAAGACCAAAACTCCGCTTTCGGTATTTGTGGGGGCTTTTCCAGGCGCTATTCCATTCATGCTGGGCTGGGTTGCTGCCACCAACGATTTCAGCATAGAACCCGGTACGCTGTTCATGATACAGTTCTTCTGGCAATTCCCGCATTTCTGGGCTATTGGCTGGTGGTTGTTTGACGATTATAAAAAAGGGGGATTCTTTATGTTGCCCACGGGCAAACGCGATAAAGGCACCGCTATTCAAATTATACTGTATTCCGTCTGGACCATCCTCGTGTCGCTTATTCCCGTGCTGGGCGTGACCGGGAAACTGTACCTTACCCCGCTTTCAGGAGTGTTGATCCTGTTCCTTGGCCTGGGGATGTTGTATTATGCCTTTAACCTGTATAAGAAAAGGGATGCTTTTTCAGCCAAAAAGTTAATGTTCGCGAGTGTGTCTTACATCACTTTGCTACAAATAATATATGTATTAGATAAATTTATAAGAGAATGGATTTAA